The following coding sequences lie in one Bacteroidota bacterium genomic window:
- a CDS encoding type II toxin-antitoxin system VapC family toxin, protein MIVVDPSALIAILLKEEDARRYTSALEDASMSLIASASYVELCAVMSKRRPSKSLAAVDEILAEMNVVIEPFTPEQARMARDAYVRYGVLNFGDVFSYALAKEKGYPLLFKGDDFAQTDIEAAA, encoded by the coding sequence GATCGCTATTCTCCTGAAAGAGGAGGATGCCAGACGCTACACGTCCGCTCTAGAGGATGCGTCCATGTCCTTGATCGCCTCGGCCTCCTATGTCGAGCTTTGTGCTGTCATGAGCAAGCGGCGCCCGAGCAAAAGCCTGGCCGCTGTGGACGAAATCCTAGCGGAGATGAATGTAGTAATCGAGCCGTTTACGCCGGAGCAGGCGCGCATGGCCCGGGACGCGTACGTCCGGTACGGCGTCCTCAACTTCGGCGACGTGTTCTCCTACGCCCTCGCCAAAGAGAAAGGCTACCCGCTGCTATTCAAGGGCGACGACTTCGCCCAGACAGACATCGAGGCCGCCGCGTAG